A genomic region of Plasmodium malariae genome assembly, chromosome: 14 contains the following coding sequences:
- the PmUG01_14053200 gene encoding triose or hexose phosphate/phosphate translocator, putative: protein MMNDLKQNIKKNEEKKKDDITAESSTVNGININDININDIEENINDDNEKKTKKNGNTIEYYLFDVESYNSSNNRGVDSFVDLSSIRSSYLSENRKKKAKKKRGSYLKKQLKIYKKKYKILPEHNLDQDTNYENSMKNDIKEYKIYDMKDIKEDNGVNDSVPSKRKDFIIKKDVFVNVIKFIILVSSIFSFGTFSTSITKYIIFVKKFNYTQIVTLFEFLVMYLILRIVIFFLKVKSTTNLTRKEYIKYIISISALSGLSVVTGNSAYSYLEIPVISVIKSSSLILIYFLSIKFGLKEFKCSLLCSILTILLGVIMSITTLKIDSLFGIFLLVISVIASSFKWVFTNVLLRSTTMKPHIILLHIYQVALFIIIIPTLLIDLTCIIKDYNSNLLTIEQIFTSLFLVSVGALTSIFLILAEFSLISCTSSVTLSIVFIGREAIILIIGSIFFGENVNFSSSIGIAISMIGTILYGYASK, encoded by the exons ATGATGAATGATCTTAAACagaatatcaaaaaaaatgaagaaaaaaaaaaagatgatatTACTGCAGAGAGTTCAACTGTTAAtggtataaatataaatgatataaacataaatgatatagaagaaaatataaatgatgacaacgaaaaaaagactaaaaaaaatgggaatactatagaatattatttatttgatgTAGAATCttataatagtagtaataacagGGGTGTGGACAGTTTCGTAGATTTAAGTTCGATAAGATCAAGTTATTTATCagaaaataggaaaaaaaaagcaaagaaaaaaagagggAGTTATCTGAAGAAACAACTAaagatttataaaaagaaatacaaaatattaccTGAACATAATTTAGATCAAGATACGAATTATGAAAATTCaatgaaaaatgatattaaagaatataaaatatatgacatGAAAGATATAAAAGAAGATAATGGAGTGAATGATTCTGTTCCATCAAAACGAAaagattttattataaaaaaggatgtatttgtaaatgtaataaaatttatcatacttgtttcttcaattttttcattcgGTACGTTTAGTACAtctataacaaaatatattatttttgtgaaaaaatttaattatactcAAATTGTAACCCTATTCGAATTTCTTGTTATGTATCTTATCTTAAGAATA gtaattttctttttgaaaGTGAAAAGTACAACAAATTTAACGCGGAAggagtatataaaatatatcatttcgA taTCTGCGTTATCAGGACTGAGTGTTGTAACAGGAAATAGCGCCTATTCTTACTTAGAAATTCCAGTCATTTCTGTCATTAAATCGAGTTCcctaatattaatatatttcttatcaATTAAATTTG GTTTAAAGGAGTTCAAATGCTCACTATTGTGTTCAATT CTAACAATATTATTGGGCGTTATTATGAGCATTACtacattaaaaatagatAGTTTATTTgg aaTTTTCTTGTTGGTAATATCTGTTATCGCATCATCTTTTAAGTGGGTCTTTACAAACGTTCTTTTAAGATCTACAACAATGAAGCCACATATAATTCTTTTGCACATCTATCAAGTAGCATTGTTTATTATAA TAATCCCCACACTTCTCATTGATTTAACCTGCATTATTAAGG ATTACAACAGTAATCTTTTAACTATTGAGCAGATTTTTACATCACTGTTCCTGGTATCTGTTGGTGCATTAactagtatatttttaattttagctGAATTCTCCTtgatat CTTGCACTTCATCAGTAACACTGAGTATAGTCTTTATTGGAAGAGAAGCAATAATTTTGATTATTGGATCg
- the PmUG01_14053300 gene encoding conserved Plasmodium protein, unknown function, producing the protein MEYGNGGDKIFDLNSISREKLELVEVFYDKMKDTTNANALYLYALQIFKICNIHNELPRLVVFGQQSMGKTTLLDFIMGGPMGYTSSDTGTKQPIVIILKPSDTNKIECYLNKKKVNIDDLHEKMKAIMLNLNESIISKELEVEISIPGGIYATFVDLPGIKDDSKAGSELTRKIVRNYVQNFPNDIYILVKKASDDPANWPYHLREFIMKPKPLGLGLQTKQCIVVGTRALEFLNNELSTIKTLTELYDRVKKRGIMDNNDNILSLYLLELFSIPIEQKEKNDFLTNRISMYSKILNGRKNVLDLLLNKFENDCSDSIKKELIDCFDVEKFKQEVNSKFMNILIQQLRKVEVKLEKKKAKMDFYNKKLEELYNKGNILSIREQVKLYIRELVNIISNLLTGNYPILNLPKNGEDFLKKYGGTLMENLKDGNDLAMELFEKQGLYDENFLNYLNEYLNRYSNENELNKSMSSEFNYNINDGLNNSNISMDDRNNVNNHNNNNKRTDTYDNLDNIEKKNFYDKPVLVEGQTVRFILAKEESSMFGVVQNTPADTKSKNILVSFFFRNSNTEEQVQIKSVEKDRLTVIKAVETLNTGPSFLNGLQVWYKMVRDDGWVGFDKAEIIKVFNNNSKVKDVLIRNLSKNDEVISIKINDLYMDYHNDENKESEENEEMKDNDEDLLKRIAGPHTDLKILNQLAITYICKWLKYNIAKIEPEKDFSNEVLLQMMRSIHNIVDQSDWKPLVVDLLQANISGNILHLTKLASCSAAVALKRVFKAGLGEINRKIKNNYIDENIYLLSTNPKFLDELNQALHNFCKERAISCASEMKDIVFEQTYAVHFEIIEEIFDGCKLFEDNFLTPSGVKPTMSIITKNVKQNLAYRNHQLSLTDVKINKKSKSKELIQEEVKLQFWAIKMLISVPFATKIYAHFLNNILPKNKHLANVLDYSIDCESTLEKYIQSKLLNRENFYVFIFILGVLVPIDDKELMSHYNIIDNRDNILRKLENQKRLNQYITIVSNSIKMLKNNLSKESTLDFVTKLDFGQENKKNWHRLDSYED; encoded by the exons atggaatatgGCAATGGGGGCGATAAGATATTCGACTTGAATTCAATAAGTCGAGAAAAATTGGAGTTAGTTGAAGTCTTTTATGACAAAATGAAAGATACAACAAACGCAAATgcgttatatttatatgctttacagatatttaaaatatgtaatatacataatgaaTTACCTCGTTTAGTAGTGTTCGGTCAACAGTCTATGGGTAAGACGACACTTTTAGACTTTATTATGGGTGGACCGATGGGGTATACGAGTTCGGATACAGGAACAAAGCAACCAATAGTTATTATACTAAAACCTAGtgatacaaataaaatagaatgctatttaaataaaaagaaagtaaATATTGATGATTTGCATGAGAAAATGAAAGCTATCATGCTTAATCTAAACGAGTCTATTATATCAAAAGAATTAGAAGTAGAAATATCTATACCAGGTGGTATTTATGCTACTTTTGTAGACTTACCAGGGATAAAAGATGATTCAAAGGCTGGGTCAGAATTAACAAGAAAAATTGTTCGTAATTATGTTCAAAATTTTCCAAAcgatatttatattttagtaaaaaaagcATCTGATGATCCAGCCAATTGGCCCTACCATTTAAGAGAGTTCATCATGAAACCGAAACCTTTAG GCCTTGGACTGCAAACTAAACAGTGCATAGTCGTAGGAACGAGAGCATTAgaatttttgaataatgaATTAAGCACAATTAAAACATTAACAGAACTGTATGATagggtaaaaaaaagaggaattATGGATAATAACGATAACATTTTATCACTTTATTTACTAGAATTGTTTTCTATACCCATTGAacagaaggaaaaaaatgattttttaacaaatagaATTTCAATGTAttcgaaaattttaaatggaagaaaaaatgtgttagatttattattaaataagtttGAAAACGATTGTAGTGattcaattaaaaaagaactaATAGATTGTTTTGATGTGGAAAAATTCAAGCAAGAAGTAAATAgtaaatttatgaatatattaatacaacaGTTACGAAAAGTAGAAGtgaaattagaaaaaaaaaaggccaAAATggatttttataataaaaaattagaagaattatataataaaggtaatatattaagtataaGAGAACAAGTGAAACTTTATATACGTGAATTGgttaatataatatctaATTTATTAACAGGAAATTATCCTATTTTAAACCTACCAAAAAATGGTgaagattttttaaaaaaatatggtgGAACTTTGatggaaaatttaaaagatggAAATGACTTGGCTATGGAATTATTTGAAAAGCAAGGATTATatgatgaaaattttttaaattatttaaatgaatatttaaataggtattctaatgaaaatgaattaaataaatccATGTCCTCTGAATTTAactataatattaatgatggattaaataattcaaatattaGTATGGATGATAGgaataatgttaataatcataataataataataaaagaactGATACGTATGATAATTTAgataatatagaaaagaagaattttTATGATAAGCCAGTTTTAGTAGAGGGACAAACAGTACGGTTTATATTAGCAAAGGAAGAAAGTAGTATGTTTGGTGTAGTTCAAAATACTCCAGCTGatacaaaaagtaaaaatattctagTTAGCTTTTTCTTTAGAAATAGTAATACTGAAGAACAAGTACAAATTAAATCAGTTGAAAAAGATAGATTAACAGTTATAAAAGCTGTGGAAACTTTAAATACTGGTCCATCCTTTTTAAACGGATTACAAGTTTGGTATAAAATGGTAAGAGATGATGGATGGGTAGGTTTTGATAAAGCAGAAATTATTAAAGTgttcaataataatagcaaagTTAAAGATGTTCTTATAAgaaatttatcaaaaaatgatgaagtaatatctataaaaattaatgatttatatatGGATTATCacaatgatgaaaataaagaaagtgaagaaaatgaagaaatgaaAGACAATGACGAAGATTTACTTAAAAGAATAGCAGGACCACATACagatttaaaaattcttaatCAGCTTGCAATTACCTATATTTGTAAATGGCTTAAGTACAATATAGCAAAGATTGAGCCTGAAAAGGATTTTTCGAATGAAGTATTATTACAAATGATGAGGAGTATTCATAATATTGTTGATCAAAGTGATTGGAAGCCTCTGGTAGTTGATTTACTTCAAGCAAATATAAGtggaaatattttacatttaacaAAATTGGCTAGTTGCAGTGCTGCTGTAGCATTGAAAAGAGTATTCAAAGCAGGTTTAGGAGAAATTAACcgaaaaattaagaataattatattgatgaaaatatttatttattaagtaCAAATCCGAAATTTCTAGACGAATTAAATCAAGCAttgcataatttttgtaaagaAAGAGCAATTAGTTGTGCTAGCGAAATGAAAGATATAGTGTTTGAGCAAACATATGCAGTTCATTTTGAAATTATAGAGGAAATATTTGATGGatgtaaattatttgaagATAATTTTCTTACACCTAGTGGTGTTAAACCAACCATGTctataattacaaaaaatgttaaacAAAACCTAGCATATAGAAATCATCAATTATCATTAACTgatgttaaaattaataaaaagtcTAAATCAAAGGAATTAATTCAGGAAGAAGTTAAGCTACAGTTCTGGGccataaaaatgttaatctCCGTTCCCTTTGCAACCAAAATTTATGCCCACTTCCTAAATAATATTCTGCCAAAAAATAAGCATCTAGCAAATGTTCTGGATTACTCAATTGACTGCGAGAGCACTTTGGAAAAGTACATTCAAAGTAAACTGCTCAATAGGGAG AACTTTTATGTGTTCATCTTCATTTTAGGTGTCCTAGTACCAATAGACGACAAGGAGCTGATGTCGCATTACAACATCATTGATAACAGAGACAACATTTTAAGGAAACTTGAAAATCAGAAGAGGCTAAATCAATACATTACCATTGTTTCAAATTCGATTAAGATGCTAAAAAATAac tTATCAAAGGAGAGTACATTAGATTTTGTGACCAAGTTAGATTTTGGccaagaaaataaaaaaaactggCATAGATtag aTTCATATGAGGACTAG
- the PmUG01_14053400 gene encoding arginyl-tRNA synthetase, putative, whose translation MECLIKKLKDLFQNSIQKCFPSISEEVVVTYANAKFGHFQCNNALNIYKKHGKSLNLENAQKVSQLIIENISEHFFEEINSSAQGFITVKVSKEYIEKSLLKLFKNNKVDIRVNINEVIDGNIGSYGNVLVDFSSPNIAKEMHVGHLRSTIIGDSICRIFEFLNVNTKRINHIGDWGTQFGMIINYIISKYPNFKDNMPDLSNLTALYQESKKLYDSDKEFEKSSKEYAIKLQNNNEDCKFIWKKLCESSIKEFDKIYKILEINIEYIGESFYISMISDVLDMLKKKNILTNIGEALCYQSENFKFPLFLQKTNGGYGYDSTDVTGIYYRLKKLNCDSIIYVTDNGQLSHFEILFDLAKKAGWTHNDTKLIHVGFGLVLNSDNKKFKTRSGTTVKLINLINEGTERAKKDLLERIKIKSEEEKNYFEGVDIDKLSEALCVSAIKYFDIKQHRNTDYKFSYDSMLNVKGNTGLYIIYAYSRICSIFRKSNKNVDELSKDELNLVNQYEINLGLHIIKFPDVFYFVLKNMLIHKLAEYTYDLTTIFTAFYENCKVLNSENENSRLLLCHVTKSLLHICLELLGMKAIEKL comes from the exons ATGGAATGCTTAATCAAGAAACTCAAGGATTTATTTCAGAACTCAATTCAgaaatgttttccatcaaTTAGTGAAGAAGTGGTTGTCACCTATGCCAACGCAAAGTTTGGACATTTTCagt GTAACAATGCcctaaatatatacaaaaagcATGGAAAGAGTTTAAATTTAGAAAACGCTCAAAAAGTATCACAACttataatagaaaatataagtGAACATTTTTTCGAGGAAATAAATTCGTCTGCACAAGGTTTCATAACAGTAAAGGTatcaaaagaatatatagaaaaatcgttattaaaattatttaagaataaCAAAGTAGATATAAGAGTAAATATAAACGAGGTTATAGATGGAAATATTGGAAGTTATGGAAATGTGTTGGTTGATTTTTCTTCTCCAAATATAGCCAAAGAAATGCATGTAGGTCATTTAAGATCAACTATAATAGGTGATAGTATATGTAGAATTTTCGAGtttttaaatgttaataCGAAAAGAATAAATCATATTGGTGATTGGGGAACACAATTTGgaatgataataaattatataatttcaaaGTACCCAAATTTTAAAGACAACATGCCAGATTTAAGTAATTTAACTGCCCTGTATCAGGAatccaaaaaattatatgattcTGATAAGGAATTTGAAAAAAGTTCTAAAGAGTATgctataaaattacaaaataataatgaagattgtaaatttatatggaaaaaattatgtgaaAGTAGCATAAAAgaatttgataaaatatataaaatattagaaattaATATAGAATACATTGGTgaatcattttatatatctatgaTATCAGATGTTTTGGATATgctaaaaaagaaaaatatactaaCGAACATTGGAGAAGCATTATGTTATCAAtctgaaaattttaaattccctttatttttacaaaaaacaAACGGTGGGTATGGTTATGATTCCACAGATGTTACaggtatatattatagattgaaaaaattaaactgtGATTCTATTATCTATGTCACAGATAATGGACAATTATCTCATTTcgaaatattatttgatCTAGCCAAAAAAGCTGGTTGGACACATAATGATACCAAATTAATACATGTTGGCTTTGGTTTGGTTTTAAATAGCGATaataagaaatttaaaacaaGAAGTGGAACAACTGTTAAGTTAATTAATCTGATTAATGAAGGCACAGAAAGAGCAAAGAAGGACTTATTagaaagaattaaaataaaaagcgaggaagaaaaaaactaTTTTGAAG gtgTAGATATAGACAAACTGAGTGAAGCGCTATGTGTTAGTGCAATAAAATACTTTGATATTAAGCAGCACAGAAATACCGATTACAAATTTTCATACGATAGTATGCTAAATGTGAAAG GTAATACCGgattgtatattatttatgcgTATTCACGCATATGTTCCATTTTTAgaaaatcaaataaaaatgtagatGAGTTATCCAAAG ATGAGTTAAATTTAGTTAACCagtatgaaataaatttaggACTACATATTATAAAGTTTCCCGacgttttttattttgtcctAAAAAATATGCTAATTCACaa GCTGGCTGAATACACGTATGACTTAACGACAATATTTACAGCgttttatgaaaattgtaAAGTTTTAAACAGTGAGAACGAGAATTCAAGACTGCTTTTATGCCATGTAACAAAATCATTGCTACAC ATTTGCCTGGAATTGTTGGGTATGAAGgcaatagaaaaattataa